The Colletotrichum destructivum chromosome 7, complete sequence genome contains the following window.
GGCGGAAACACCGACTTTGCGGACACGCGGGCAGCGTGGGACGACCTTCCCGAGTCCTGGAAGCAGGAGCTGTTGGAGAAGGAATACGTCGCGGGCCACTCGTTCTGGCACTCACGCAAGAAGGCGTGCCCAGAGTTCTTCGCCAAGCTCGAGCCGGAAAACCACCCGATGAGCAAGCACAAGATCGCGCAGCTTCATGAAGCGAGCGGTCGGATGAACTTGTTCGTGCCGTCGCACTGCCATCATATCGAGGGGCTCgaggcgggggaggggcgggagAAGCTGGAGTTTCTGTATCGGCATTCCACGCAGGACAAGTTCGTCGTCTCGGTCCCATGGAAAGAAGTGGGTGACTTGGTCATGTGGGATAACACGTGTACGCTGCATCGGGGTACACCGGTTTTTGGGCTTCACAAACGGGACATGAGAAGGGCGACGGTGCTGGATGGCAGTGAGGAGGCTTGGGGAGCAAATGAGAGAGTTGAGAGAGATTTCGCGTTCGCGCCTGAGGTTATGGCTGATGTGGTTCGGTGTCTTTCTGGGTGACAAGATAGAAGAAGGTGGGAGacaggaaaggaaagggCGCCTtatgtacctacctacctacctaaggtagtTCAAGGGAAGAAAGGAACATGCATGTGCTTTGGTCAAGGAAGACAAAATCTTTTTGGGCATAGAGATGGAGCTGGCCATTCGACTTCCTTCCATCTTTTGATTTTCACCTCATCCACTGTCCTTCAGTCTCCTTTCTCCCACTTTATTTCTGCGTACAGATGGattctttcttcctctcttcctcattTTTCTTTTATCTCACATCTGAAGCAGCGCCCAAAACCAGGTAAGATTATTTGCCTCAACCATTCTTAGTAAAGCCTGCTAACACCGGTTTCCTTGGCCTAGAACCTCACTAGGTATCCTAAACTCACTTGCTGTTAGGCAGGCTAGGGGGAAAGTTGTGCTACAGACTTCTCGAGAGAGTGAGATAGATGGTTTGGGGCCCAGGAAGTGCGCCTGATCTACCGGCAGTTATGGGTGTAAGATTGAGGCCTGGGGACTTTTTTACAGGTGTCCCTATGGGAAAGTCTAATCAAGGTTCATCTTACTCTTGATTGCTTGCTAATCTATAGGCATAAGCAAACTTCTTTTACATGTTGTTCACCTCCTACTCCTGCGCCTTGACTGGCCACTGTTGACCTCACCCACTCAATCTCCATTAACCTCTAGCAAAACTCACACCACTTTTATCGCTCTGATTCAACCTCACTTGATCTCACTCAAGCTTAGTTTTGGTACAGCTCACTCCCCATCTCTCAACACTGTTTTGGACCTATTGCCAGCTTTCAATACCAGCAGACAAAAACAAAGAACACTGCCAACCACTCAGCTATTCAGTCACTTGAATTCACATTCAACCTCATCTTGCCTATCGTTCTTCCGTACACGGATTCATCAAGACCTTCTCAACATTAACTGCAGACGACAGTTGATTTTGACTGCCCCTCGTCACCTAGCACCCACCTACTGGACCGCAGTCATGGCTGCCCGGCACTATCCCGTCTCGACTGAGTCCCGGGAGCACAATATCGTTTCACCTACCATCCCCCAATCTCCCTAGACTCCTCCCTCTGCCGGGCCCAAACAGCACTGCCGGAGCAGAAAAACAGAAGCCCCGAGGGCTTTCCGCTTCGAGTCCTATTTTCTTCCACCGCCTTCGACATCACGTGTGGACCGGTCTCGATGCGAGGAAAGTCCATTCTTCTCAAGCTTCCTTCCTCCCACAGACCTTGATCCCACGACAAGGGAAGTAGCGAGGGTCGGTTCTCGCAGCAGCCAGCCATTACTCCTCCTGCCTCGAAGGATTCCGTGTCAAGAAATACAGAACCAGAGTCTCGAGCCGAGTCCCCCTTTTCTCCCGTGTTTCGTCCCTCATACCTCACCAGGCAGACTCGAAACATTCTGTCCTCCGTCGATCGACACTCGCTCACAGACAACGCCTGATCTGACGTTGAAGTATTTGCGGCACTGCACAAAAGATCCCTCTAGTCGTCAGTCCATCCCTGGTAATCCCTCCGTCCATTTTGGCCATCAACTGACCTTCTCATGGATTCGCCTCAGCATTCTCAATGGGCAACCGCAGCTCCTCATCCGCGAAGCGTCGCGCCCGAGCGGCacccaagaagcccgtcaaACCTCAGCTTCCAGTGGTCAAGATGGAACCTCGCACCTTCTCCAGCTTGCCCAACGAGGTGATTGTCCTCATCGCCAAAGAATccatcgccgagggcggccatcGCCACCTTCGCAGTTTCTGCCAAACGAACCGCCGCAACTTTGAGCTGTCTCAGCGAGAGCTCTATCGCTACATGGTCATTCATCATGAGCTCCagcttctctttctcgcgAGAAGCCTCATCGAGAACCCTTCGCTTCGTGGCATGATTCGCACCTTCATTGCCCGCGCCAATCAGTGGCATTGCCGTCAGCGTGACTCTGACCCCTCTATCCGCGATTGGCACAACATTTCCGTCGACGAGTCCAAGCTCTCCCAACTCGACCGTCAGCTTCTCATCCTGAGCAGAGCCCACAGCACCCAAAAGTCTGTTGACAACATCCAGTGCGTCTTTGGCCTGCTGCTTTTCTTCATCAACCAAGTAGAGCATGTCACCATCGAGGTGGACTGGTACTGGCCCGTTTTAGACAGTTTTCTGGCTGCTGGTCTCGCTTCTTCCACTCCCTTGCCCGCCGACGATTCGGTGGACGTCAACCTGTACTCGGCCCTCCTGCCGAATTTGAAGACCCTCTCCCTGGCCACCAAACTCTACCTTCGCAAGGAGCTTCGGTTGATTCAGGCTAGACCTTTCCACCCTTTCAACGCCCTCACGGCTTCGACCAACCTTCGCATCTTCGTCTTTGATGGAGACATGGATAAATGGGGCGATCTGGATGACATTGGTTCGCCCATGAAGCTGACCTTTACGACAGTCAAGCTGGCCGCCAGCCATTGCTCTGCATCGAGCCTCTGCAAATTCCTTCGTCACTGCCCCGACCTACTGCGCCTCGAGGTTGCGCCCCAGGGATATGCTGCCGATTACGGAAAAGAGGAGAATATCAACGCCGTCTTGCCCAAGTACTGTCCCCAGCTTCGAGAGCTTTCTCTTCGTCTCGGAGGAACCTCCCGAAACTTCTTCCGTTCCGAACAGAGAACCCTTAGTTGTCTTCCTCAGTTGGTCAACTTGAAGGAGCTGCGCATCGAAGTCAATTCCTTCCTCATCCGCAACACACACCTCAACACGCTTATACTCCCCAACAAACTTCCCGAGCAGTTGGAGAAACTCTTCCTCGATGCCTCAATGGCTTTGGGCCCTTTCCCGGCGCTCGGTGGAAGAATGACGGCCCGCTCCCCCGAGGCCAGAACCTACAAGCGCGCCGTCGACAGCATGATCCAGGATCTCTGCAAGGCCCGAGAGGACCAGCTTCTTCAACTCAACACTATCGTCGTCGGTGCCAAGTACGTGAAACCTGTGTTGTGGACCAGAAACGCGAACAAGACCTTGGCCGGAACCGGTGCCCGCCTCAAGGTGACGAGCGGCGTCGAGATTCACAGGCTGTGGGACTTGTCCTGGGACGCGATGAAGATTTGAGTCCACATCATGAAATAAGAATTGTGTGGGGTAATGGAGGGTAATAAAGAGGCATGAAGTGGAGGTCAGGGATCGCGAGGTCGGAAGCATGAAGACACAAAAAATACGCCGCGAGCGAGCAATGTTGCGAAGAAAGAGCTTCTTGAAACAAGAATGCGATTCCTACATATAAACCAGGAGTAGGGGGCCCCGAAATGATGGATTGGCTCTCGCTTCGCTGCTCGTTGCATGTATCTAGCAGTTCCATACCCTGGCCAGGACCTCTTTCGAAAGGCCCCATGCCGATGACAATTCTCCAAGCATTTGCATAAGATAATGGCTTTCTTCTGTGATACCAAAAGCTTTTGCTGAGCGGCTTGCCTGCACCGTGCCATATACAAAGACGAGAGGAGCATGCTGAAGTCCATACTGACTCCTGTACGTTCGCAGCAGAGACGTGATATCCTGCGCTGACGTGACGCAGTACAGCCGCAGCTTCCCCTCGGCGTCTCTCCCGCAAGATGTGACGGCTTGGTCGTAGTTCAATGCGATTCGAACGCTGTGGAACAAGAGACTGAGGGGCTTTAgatctccgtcttctcttACAgatgggagggaggggggaagacCCGTATTGGGAGGAGAACTTACTGCAGGGCCAGTACTCCGGGGATTGGTTtcgatgacgatgatccCCACTTGTGCCACTTTGCAAAGTTCGGCAAGGATTCCCGCCAGCGGTTCAATTCGAGGTTCAGGTTGTCGAAGCAAACCCGCCGGCTCAGACCGTTCAGGTTGGACCGCGGCGAGAAGAGGGTCGACATCATCTTCTCTATGACCCTGGAGAGGCGTATCTGCTCGTGGAGGTAAGGGATCATGGAGGAGGTCGCCTGGGCTGGCTCGGTGTATTCCTCGTCGAACCCTACGGGGCGCCAGAGGACCATCTCGGGGGGTTCGCTGTGCACAGGGTGAGAATCGCTCGTGAAAATGGCAGTGCCTGGATAGGCCGCAAACATGGCGGCACAGGGAGTTTATCACGTACGGGAGCGTCTCCATGGGTTGGACTTCGGCGGCATCATATACGAGGTAGACTGGGCGACCCAGGATCAGGCTGATTAGCTTGTCGGAAATATAGCAACCCCAGTAGATCCTCCGGCGGatctcgacgtcctcgtctgTCGCCAGCGACGAGTCGTGGTGGGCCCAGTCTTTCGGGTCTCTCTGGAACCCTAGGTCTTGGGCCATACGAAACGCGATTCCTATTTGGGAGTGTTGTAGTCAGTTAGGCAGCCCCCCCATCACGAGACGCTGACGGTCACAATCCTCTCATCAAGAGTGTTACAGGAGAGAAATGAGGAAAGGCCCTCCTCACCAGAATATCCCCACCCTTTTGACGAATTTCCCCTCCCGATCTCGTACAGCGCCAGGCACAGGAAAGCCTGGACGGTGGCGACGGAGGGCCTCGTCAGCCCCGTGACCATGACgatgctctcggcggcgaggaagaagcgcTCGCTGCgggccttggtctcgatgccgacgagggcgccgagggcgcaGATGGAGAGCAGCAGGGCGGGCGACCAGTACTTGGCGCGCTCGCGGTCACGGTCGTGGCCGAAGTGGTCgcgcaggaaggcctcaCGGTAGATGAACATGAACTGGGGGTACTGCCAGCGGAAGAACTGCGTCAGCGGGGCCATGATGTCGGAGGGGGACATGGAGAGGCCGAAGTGCTGCATGACGGACTCGAAGTTGGATTCTAcgccggagaaggaggggagaCCCtgcgacgatgacggcgacgacgccaccGCGTCGTCGGGGGTGTCGGCGCGGAAGATGGAGGTTGCGCCCTGGTGGACCTGGTGGGAACCTTcgaagccgagctcgaggtgaGCTTGGGAGTGGGCGCGGACACCAAGGCGGGTAACGTAGTCACCGGGGGCGGTCCGGTTCGAGTCCTCCGGTTCTGGGGcggcgctgccggcgccggcgttgacGCTAGAGGT
Protein-coding sequences here:
- a CDS encoding Putative leucine-rich repeat domain superfamily → MGNRSSSSAKRRARAAPKKPVKPQLPVVKMEPRTFSSLPNEVIVLIAKESIAEGGHRHLRSFCQTNRRNFELSQRELYRYMVIHHELQLLFLARSLIENPSLRGMIRTFIARANQWHCRQRDSDPSIRDWHNISVDESKLSQLDRQLLILSRAHSTQKSVDNIQCVFGLLLFFINQVEHVTIEVDWYWPVLDSFLAAGLASSTPLPADDSVDVNLYSALLPNLKTLSLATKLYLRKELRLIQARPFHPFNALTASTNLRIFVFDGDMDKWGDLDDIGSPMKLTFTTVKLAASHCSASSLCKFLRHCPDLLRLEVAPQGYAADYGKEENINAVLPKYCPQLRELSLRLGGTSRNFFRSEQRTLSCLPQLVNLKELRIEVNSFLIRNTHLNTLILPNKLPEQLEKLFLDASMALGPFPALGGRMTARSPEARTYKRAVDSMIQDLCKAREDQLLQLNTIVVGAKYVKPVLWTRNANKTLAGTGARLKVTSGVEIHRLWDLSWDAMKI
- a CDS encoding Putative TauD/TfdA-like domain, taurine dioxygenase TauD-like superfamily; translation: MSLTILPLHPTFAAEIRGVDFSKPLTNEVFDEIRAAISKVYGVLVFPATGLNDDSHVAFARHFGELETRKDTGATSRMSLPELTDQGNIDAIGNIIGSNDPRAQISKGNTLFHVDSSFNSRRASYSILLAHEIPPSNGGGNTDFADTRAAWDDLPESWKQELLEKEYVAGHSFWHSRKKACPEFFAKLEPENHPMSKHKIAQLHEASGRMNLFVPSHCHHIEGLEAGEGREKLEFLYRHSTQDKFVVSVPWKEVGDLVMWDNTCTLHRGTPVFGLHKRDMRRATVLDGSEEAWGANERVERDFAFAPEVMADVVRCLSG
- a CDS encoding uncharacterized protein (Putative zn(2)Cys(6) fungal-type DNA-binding domain, transcription factor domain, fungi), whose product is MPPEDQPPSAKPTKRISCKRCQFRKFKCSRTEPCQNCAAASTPCEYRPLDRKRVPVSHEYVASLESRLAWFESFVRSLRAATPEERDAMLTSAAALEETSSVNAGAGSAAPEPEDSNRTAPGDYVTRLGVRAHSQAHLELGFEGSHQVHQGATSIFRADTPDDAVASSPSSSQGLPSFSGVESNFESVMQHFGLSMSPSDIMAPLTQFFRWQYPQFMFIYREAFLRDHFGHDRDRERAKYWSPALLLSICALGALVGIETKARSERFFLAAESIVMVTGLTRPSVATVQAFLCLALYEIGRGNSSKGWGYSGIAFRMAQDLGFQRDPKDWAHHDSSLATDEDVEIRRRIYWGCYISDKLISLILGRPVYLVYDAAEVQPMETLPEPPEMVLWRPVGFDEEYTEPAQATSSMIPYLHEQIRLSRVIEKMMSTLFSPRSNLNGLSRRVCFDNLNLELNRWRESLPNFAKWHKWGSSSSKPIPGVLALHLLFHSVRIALNYDQAVTSCGRDAEGKLRLYCVTSAQDITSLLRTYRSQYGLQHAPLVFVYGTVQASRSAKAFGITEESHYLMQMLGELSSAWGLSKEVLARVWNC